From Magnolia sinica isolate HGM2019 chromosome 13, MsV1, whole genome shotgun sequence, one genomic window encodes:
- the LOC131224031 gene encoding LOB domain-containing protein 27-like, whose translation MTVKGGTSQACAACKYQRRKCSADCPLAPYFPPDQPKQFQNAHRLFGVSNILKILKQLDASQKLEAMKSIVYQANIRDKYPVHGCLGIVCQLQIQIHHLQQELDNVNAQLTLYRQHHPQIMSSPAPSSQLQLGTGATATPHNALTLFRHNQPINTISTGMSFNGNLNQLWPQHIHGFNNDTAAIQPQFVQPLACQQQKVESTHEYDEIISPFLETGDDRQSYIDSKEAYECSSSEESLKDTTQSMEHVVENELKSAAACLSLTSIN comes from the exons ATGACCGTAAAGGGTGGCACAAGCCAGGCATGTGCCGCTTGTAAGTACCAGCGTCGCAAGTGCTCGGCAGATTGTCCATTGGCGCCTTACTTTCCACCCGATCAACCAAAGCAGTTCCAAAACGCTCATCGTCTATTTGGAGTTAGCAAtattcttaaaattttaaaacaattgGATGCCAGCCAGAAGCTTGAGGCGATGAAGTCCATTGTCTATCAAGCTAACATTCGCGACAAGTATCCTGTCCATGGTTGTTTAGGCATTGTCTGTCAGCTACAGATTCAAATACATCATTTGCAACAAGAACTCGACAATGTCAATGCACAGCTCACTCTATATAGGCAACATCACCCACAGATCATGTCGTCACCTGCTCCATCATCACAGCTTCAATTGGGCACTGGCGCTACGGCCACGCCACACAATGCACTTACGCTCTTTCGTCACAATCAGCCCATCAACACGATATCCACAGGAATGTCCTTCAATGGCAACCTGAATCAATTGTGGCCACAGCATATTCATGGCTTTAACAACGACACAGCAGCAATTCAACCTCAATTCGTTCAACCTTTGGCTTGCCAGCAACAAAAGGTTGAGTCCACTCATGAATATGATGAGATCATATCTCCATTCTTGGAGACCGGCGATGATAGACAGTCTTACATAGACTCCAAAGAAGCTTACGAATGCAG CAGCTCCGAAGAGTCATTGAAGGACACGACGCAATCGATGGAGCATGTAGTGGAGAACGAACTGAAGAGTGCTGCCGCATGTCTTTCGCTTACCAGTATCAATTGA